Part of the Sodalinema gerasimenkoae IPPAS B-353 genome is shown below.
TCGCGGTCCCCAGTTGCAAGTTTCCCGCGCCGATGCCGGCTTAGTGGTTTATCTCTTTGAAAACGAAGTCCCCGAAATCGAAGACGAAATCGTCCGCATCGTCGCCGTGGCCCGAGAAGCCAATCCCCCCGGACGCTACGTCGGCCCCCGGACGAAAATCGCCGTCGACACCCTAGAACGAGATGTGGACCCGGTCGGAGCCTGCATTGGTGCTCGGGGATCGCGGATTCAGGTAGTCGTTAACGAATTGCGTGGCGAAAAAATTGACGTGATTCGTTGGTCTCCTGACCCCGCCACCTACATCGCCAATGCCCTCTCCCCCGCTCGGGTTGACGAAGTTCGCCTGGTGGATGCTGAAGCGCGACAAGCTCATGTGCTTGTACCCGATAACCAACTGAGTTTAGCCATTGGTAAAGAAGGCCAAAACGTTCGTCTAGCGGCTCGTTTAACTGGCTGGAAGATTGACATCAAAGACACCGCTAAATACCTGGCTGATTTGGAACAGCAACAACTGGCTGAGCCGGAGCCCGATCCAGAGGTTACCCCCATCACAGACTCGGCCCCCTCTGAGGCGATCGACGCGGCGGCGGAGTCTGAGGATCTCCCAGACACTGCCCCAGATCTCGACTCAGAGCCAGACATGGCGGCTGAGGCAAGCTTGAGCGGATCTCTCGTCAGCGAGGAACTGGACTTAGAGCCAGATGCAGAGATGCCTCAGGAGGACGAGCCACAGGCCCAAGCCGACCCCTCTCAGGACGAAGAGGCGATCGCCTCAGAATTTCCTGAAAAATTTAATACTCGCGAAGGATGAAACCTAACATTCGACGGTGTATCAGTTGTGGCAAGGTGGCCCATAAGGCTGCCTTCTGGCGCATCGTCCGAGTCCATCCATCCCATCAGCTACAATTAGATCGAGGGATGGGGCGGTCGGCCTACATCTGTCCCCAAGCCGACTGTCTAAAAACCGCCCAAAAAAAGAACCGACTCGGACGCACCCTTAGAGCACCTGTACCGCCATCGGTCTACGATAGCTTGTGGCAGCGTCTTGCTCAGAATGACCACCGAACGGTTAACACCTAGCGCTGCTATTGATACGACGAATCCACCATTCGCCAGGGACAATGCGCAAATGATATAGACACATCACGAGGATAGATTGGATGAACAACGGCAAAGTGAGACTGTACGACTTATCTCGGGAACTAAACGTTGACAACAAACAGGTTCTAGCATTTTGCGATCAACTTGACATTGCTTACAAGAGCCACAGCAGTACAATTACTGAAGCTGATGCCGCCCGCATCCGCCAAGAAGCAGAAAATGCGCCGGCAGTTTCTGAACCCGCCCGTCCATCCGGGTCTGGCCCAAATACCCATCGAACGAAACACAAAATCTTGAAGATTGAACATCGATCGCCTAACGCGAAACCTGCTGTTCAAGGAAGTGACCCTGACATGACCGGGGACAACCGTGCCAACTCTGACAGCACTTCCTCCAACCTGGACTCACCCGAATTGGTTGACAAGCCTGTGCGACCTAAATCTCCTTCTCCCGCTAAACCCCAACCTCCTAACAGTACTCCGGTGGAGGCGACTAGCCCTGAAACACCGGTCTCTCCACAAGCCCCAAGTCACGATGATACTCGTGATGATAGTCGCGATGACATTGACTCGGCACCCGTGAATCCGGTTAGTGAAGCGAAAACCACAGAAGCCGAGTCTAAAGCAGAGCCAGAGACGAAACCAGAGGAGGTTCCTCAACTCATCGGCCCGCCGCCCCGGCCCCAGCCTCGGGCGAAGAAACATAAAGGGCGGGACAAACCCACCGTTGAACGGCCCACGATCGCCAAAGATAAGCCCAGTTCAGCACCTCGTACCCCAGCCCCAACCAAGGACAAGGATGTAGACAGCCCTCGTCCGGTTAGCAGTAGTCCCCAGAAACCCAGCCGTCCGGCGGCGCGGGATGAACAGGAACCCGTTAGTGCGGGGTCTCCCTCACGGCCAGAGCCGAAGCGCCCTGTGCCCAAACTCAAACGGCCCCCTGAGCTGGTACGTCTCAATGCTAAAACCGAGGAAGTCGAACCCGAACCCCCAGAGAATGAGCCATTAGCCGTTGAACCCGAAGACGATACCGACGATACGGAGCAACTGACTCTCAAACGGCCGAAGTTACCTCGTAAAGCTAAAACCAAGAAACGTCGCACCACCGAAGAAGATCCGGTGGAAAGCCTGGAAGCGGCCAACAAAGCCAACAAGCCCAAGCGGCGTGTCCGTCCCATTGATGATGATGATGAGGACTTCGAGGCGGATCTGAATACGGATAGCAACGATGCGATGGAAGTGAGTCTGTCCATTGCTCGGCCTCCCAAGGCCACGAAATCCAAATCCGAGAGCCGTCCCTCGACTCAACAGCGCCGTAAACCCGCTCCCCAACAACGGGGTAGTGGTGACAGTGGTGGAGGGTCCTCCTCCTCAAGTCGCAACCGTCGCGATCGCCGCGAACGGGCCAACAAAGTCGAACGACCCGAACTCGTGGAAATCCGCGACAACCTCACGGTTCGCGAATTGGCAGATCTGCTCCTAGTCCCCGAAACGGAAATCGTCAAACGCCTGTTTATGCAGGGAATTGCGGTGAACGTCACCCAAACCCTCGACGTGCCCACGGCGACCATGGTGGCCGAGGAACTCGATGTCTTGGTCGAAACCCCTGAAAAAGAACAGGAAGCCCGCAAGGTTACCGACATGATCGACGCGACGGACTTAGATAGTCTGCAACGTCGTCCGCCGGTCGTGACCATTATGGGTCACGTTGACCATGGGAAAACTACCCTCCTCGACTCGATTCGCAAAACTAAAGTGGCTCAGGGCGAGGCTGGGGGCATTACCCAGCACACCGGCGCCTATCACGTCGATGTGGAACATGAAGGGGTGATGCACCAGATCGTCTTCCTGGACACTCCTGGTCACGAAGCCTTTACGGCAATGCGGGCCCGAGGCGCGCGGGTCACGGACATCGCCATTTTGGTGGTGGCGGCCGATGATGGGGTACAACCCCAAACCATTGAGGCTATCAGTCACGCCAGAGCGGCGGGAGTGCCCTTAGTGGTGGCCGTCAACAAAATGGACAAAGAACAGGCTAACCCCGATCGCGTCAAACAAGAACTGATGGAACATGGCTTAGTTCCTGAAGAATGGGGTGGCGACACGGTTATGGTTCCCGTGAGTGCCATTACTGGTGACAATCTCGATACCTTACTCGAGATGATCATTCTCGTCTCGGAAGTGGAGGAACTCTCCGCCAATCCCGATCGCCCTGCCCGAGGAACGGTCATCGAGGCCCACTTGGACAAAGCTCGCGGTTCTGTGGCCACCCTCCTGGTGCAAAATGGAACCCTGCGCGTCGGCGATACCCTCGTGGCAGGCTCCGTGTTTGCTAAAGTGCGGGCCATGATCGACGATCGCGGTAACCGAGTGGATGCAGCCAAACCCTCCTTTGCGGTGGAAGTACTGGGGATGAACGATGTCCCAGAAGCCGGGGATGAGTTTGAAGTCTTCACCAACGAGAAAGAAGCGCGCAGTGAAGCGGACCGCCGTAAGGATGAATTCCGTCAGTCTCGCCTACAACAGACCATGGCCTCGCGCCGGGTCACCCTCAGCAGCCTCTCGGCTCGCGCCAGCGAAGGGGAACTCAAGGAACTTAACCTGGTTCTCAAAACCGATGTACAGGGGTCATTGGAGGCGATTCTCGGGTCTCTTGAACAGTTACCCCAAGATGAGGTCCAATTACGGGTTCTCTATGCCGCTCCCGGTGAAATCGCCGAAACGGATATTGACCTGGCCGCTGCTTCCGATGCGGTGATTCTGGGCTTCAACACCACCCTCGCCAGTGGCGCTCGTCAAGCCGCTGAACGCGAAGGTGTCGATGTCCGGGATTACAGCGTCATCTATAACCTCTTGGATGATATTCAAGGGGCTATGGAAGGTCTGCTCGACCCCGAGATGGTGGAAGAAGAACTCGGACAGGCCCAAGTTCGCGCCATCTTCCCTTCGGGACGGGGTCAAGTGGCCGGTTGTTATGTCCTCTCGGGACAACTGGTGCGGAACGCGAAGGTGCGTATCTTACGCAATGACAAGGTCGTTCATGAGAATGTCCTCGATTCCCTGCGTCGGATGCGCGAAGATGTCCGGGACGTTAAGTCTGGCTATGAGTGCGGTCTAGGCATTGATCGCTTCTCCGATTGGCAAGAAGGCGATATCGTCTATTGCTATCGTATGACCTCGAAACGTCGGACCTTGGCCTCTCGTTAATTGGATTTCCTAAATCCGGTTGCTAGGCCAGTTAGGGGGGAGTGCAAACGCGCTCCCCTCTTGTTTTATGGCTGCTTTTGGCAGGAACCTAGGCAAGAGTGTTAGACTGAATTAATAGCAGCAAACCACAAGCTAACTCACATAGAGGTGCGATATGCCAAGTTCTGCATTCACTGACACAAACCCCGCCGCCGCCGCGACTCAGGACCATCAGACTGAGCCGGTTTGGAACCATTTAAAAGTGGCGATCGCCGCGAGTTCTGGATTTCAAAGTTGGAAACTAGAGCAGCAGCAGCGCCGTTCCCTGGAGCAAAACAGCATTGATAAACAAGTCTGTGAGTATCTTCGAGAAACCCTCTCAACCCTTGCCTACTAAGGGTCAGAGCCTCGGAGTCTTCTGAAACGGCGATGCATTTGTGTTCGTTCAATCTCACTCAACCCTATCTCGCAAATGCTTCGCCCTCTTCTATTTATATATTTAAACAGACTGATTACCGATAATTATTTTTCGGAAGTCCTAACTCGATTAAGTTTTTATTAAACTGTCTGTAGCCTAAGTTACAAAAAAACAATTTGTAGAGGATATTTTTTTAGATTGACTGAGCGAAAATTGCCCCTTTTAAGAGTGTCATCGTGCAGGGGGAGACCAGAGCAGTAATCGGTCTCCCCGCCTCTGACCCCTAAAGAGTGGCTTCGAGTTGATTGACTAACCCCTCCACATACAAGAGGGCGTTATGAATCGTAGTCTCATCCTCTAAATCCACATCTACAAAGTGACGTAACGCCTCAACCTGATTCCACTGACTCCCTGAGGCCAAGAGTTCCAGATAGCCAGGGACAAACTCAGGCCCCACCTCCAGATATTTCTGATAACAGGCGAGACTGACCAAGGTTGAAGCGGTGTATTGGTAGCAATAAAAGGGTTTGAAGAAAATGTGACCGATGCGGGCCCAATCGTATTGATGCTCCTCTAACAGGTCTACCGCATCACCGCAGAGTTCCCCATAGAGGTTCATCCAAGCTTCGTTGACAAAGCTGGCGTCAAAGCTTCCCTGTTGGGCCCGTTCATGAATGTCTAACTCCAGGCGGCTGATGGTACTTTGGCGGAACAACAAACTGAGTTGGTCTTCCAACTGACGGGTAATCAACGCCTGACGCAAGGCCGCATCATCCCCAGCTTGGTCTAGGAGACGGTCTAATAACAGCAACTCATTAAACGTCGAGGCCACTTCCGCCAAGACCAGAGGCGGGTTGCTATTGAAATAGGACTGTTTGCGGTCAATCCAATCAAAATGCAAGCCATGGCCCATCTCATGGGCCAGCGTGAACAGGGAACTATAGTCCTCGGTGTAGGAGAGTAACAAATAGCTGTGTTTCCCGTGGAAGTAGGCACAGAAGGCGCCCCCGCGTTTTCCGGGGCGAACTTTGGCATCGACCCAGTTATTTAAGAAAAACTCCTCGGCCCGTCGTGCATAGTTAACATCAAACTGTTCTAAGGCATCGAGGAGGGTGGTGACGCCAGTTTGATAGTCGATGGGAGGGGTGGGGTCTGTAGTCCAGGGTGCGTAGGTGTCACAAATGCGAATCTTGCGGTTGAGGGCCTGGCCCTTGAGGCGATAATAACGCTGGAAGAGGTCATAGCGTGACTTCATCCCCTCCATGATGGCTCGAAACACCGGTTCGGAGACTTCGTCGATGAGCAGTTGTTGATGCAGGGTGGAGGGATAGCCTCGCATCTGACTTTCAATCCGTCGGTCTTGGGAGACGGTGTTGAGGATATAGCCGTAGAGGGAGTTATGGTGCTTGAGGACGCGACGCACGGACTGATAGGCGTTGAGGCGCGTTTCGGCATCTCCTTGGAATAGCAGGGAACTTAGTTCTGCTTCACTGTCGACGGTTTTGCCCTCGGGGATAGTGACGGGGTCATAGTCTTGTTCCCCGAGATGTACCGAACGCAGTTTGATAAAGGCCTCCCGTCCGGTGAGAACATCTTGATTGCGGGTTTGTTCGACGGCTTCGGGGAGACAGTGGGGGCGAAACTCGGCAATTCGCTGTAAATAATGGCAATAATTGCTCAGAGCGTCTGCGTCTTGCAGTTGGGCGAATTGAGACTCGTTGAGGGCCTGGAGTTCCAACTCGAAAAAGAGCAGTTGGTTTTCAATCTGGGTGAGGGCTTCCATGACCTTATCCTCAAACTGTTGCGCCTGGCTGTCGCGGGTGTCGGCGGAGAATTTGAGGGAGGGGAAGGCGTAGAGATAGCCGGATTTCTGGTGAATGGCTTCGAGGTCTTGCAGGGCGATCGCCACCTCGGAAGGGCTACAATCGGCTAACTTGCCACGATAGTGGCTGCGAAAGGCTTGGGCGCGGCGGTCTAACTCCTGTAAGTCATCCTCGAGTTGGGGGTCATCAAAGCCTTGATAGAGGTCGCTGAGGTCCCATTCTTGGGCCTCGCTGAGGGTCTGAATTGGGGTCTGAACCAAGGTTACTCCTCCTGTAGTGAGCGTTTTTGTGTTGGGTTACTTTCACTGTATCGCAGGGAGTGTTAGGGGGTTGGCGGTTGCTGCTGAATGGCGTTCGGTGGATTGGATTCTTTCGCTGTCGCCCTCTAAGCCAAACTCAAACCACTCCCTACCCAGGGCAAGCCCCTCCTCCATCCTCGGCAGTCTCATCCCTATGCCTAACGATTTTCTTAGCTATATCTAAGGGGTGATTTAATAGGTTTGATTCAGTGTTACTTGCTATCTTTTGGTATTAACTTTTGTATCATCTTAAGTGGATTCTGCGAATTAATCAACTTAGGATTTGTTGGCATCACAGGTCAGGTTGAGCCGCAATCAATGCCAGGCAAAATCTATTCTATTTCTTTTGATAGATTTTATTTAGAATGGTCTTCAAGATAATGAAACAAGGCGAAGAGGTTCACGAATCAACCTTAAAGCCATTGTTAAATTACCAGAGGTAAACCTATGGGTTTAGATGAGAAAGCAAAAGCAGCCGCTAAAAATCTTGAGGGCAAAGCTCAAGAAGCCGCTGGCAAAATGGCTGACAACAAAGAAGCTCAGGCTAAAGGAAAAGCCAAGCAAGTTGAAGCCGAAGCGCGTCAAGCTGCTGAGAATGTGAAAGATGGCGTCAAGGATGCGATCGATTAAATCACTGTATTTTTGGCCATCAAGCGAGATGGCCAATTGCCTCTATCTATTTGAGTTAATTCCCAAGTTTACAGGAAACGTATATGATTTCATTTCGCAAAATCGCTCAGGTTGTATGGTCTGCTGGACTCGTGACGGCGATCGCAATGACCCTCAACCTCGGGTTCGCTCACGACGCCGCCTGGGCAGCTCCCTCAACCCATGCCGCCTCCACTGATATTGCCTGGGGCTTCAGTAACAACGCCGAGGCGACCGCCAAAGACGTTGAAGGCAAGGTTCAAGAGTCCCTGGGGAATGTCAGCGGCGACCCCAAAGACCAAATCATGGGCAAAGCCAAACAAGCTGAAGGCCAAGTTCGCAATGCGGCTGAAGATGTCAAAACCAGCATTAAAGATAACGTTGGTCTAGAAGGACGGGCCAAAGCTGTCCAGAAGAATGTAGAGGGCAAGCTTCAGGAAACCACAGGCCACGTTACCGATACCCCGGCAGACCAAGCTATGGGCAAGGCTAAGCAGGCAGAAAGCCAGGTGCGCAATGCGGCTGAAGATGTCAAATCTGCTGCCCAAGACCTGTTCAACTAATCCGATTTCAAGCAGTTCGCTCTCGCTATTGATCCGCGGGCGATCGCAAATTTTCCCTAAAAGAAGTAAAATCCATGGTCAACACAATTTGGACAATCATTGCCGTCCTCGTCATCCTCTGGGCGCTCGGCTTTTCCGTTAACCTCGGGGGTGGGTTAATCCACCTGCTGCTGGTACTGGCCCTCATCGGCATTATTTACAATGTGATCACTGGGCGTCGTCTCTAGTCCGACTCCTCCCCCCTCTTGATTTTTTAGCCGAAAGGGCGACAAGGGGGGGTCGCGGTGACCATAGAAGGTTGGGGGCTTCTCCTGCATGGGGTTCTGTGGATTTGACAAGAATCAAGAATCGATCGCGCCGTTTGCCCATCTCTCACCCCAGACCCCCTAACCCCACCCCTCACGCCGTTCTCAACGCCACAATTGGGTCAAGTTGAGCCGCCCGTCGCGCCGGCAAGACCCCAAAAATCAAGCCAATCCCACCTGAAACTCCCGTCGCCAAAACGATCGCCGTCGGTGATAACCCAGCCTCAAACTCCGTCAACGCCCCAACTGCGGCCACCCCAGCTATCCCAAT
Proteins encoded:
- a CDS encoding YlxR family protein, encoding MKPNIRRCISCGKVAHKAAFWRIVRVHPSHQLQLDRGMGRSAYICPQADCLKTAQKKNRLGRTLRAPVPPSVYDSLWQRLAQNDHRTVNT
- a CDS encoding lmo0937 family membrane protein, with the protein product MVNTIWTIIAVLVILWALGFSVNLGGGLIHLLLVLALIGIIYNVITGRRL
- a CDS encoding CsbD family protein — protein: MGLDEKAKAAAKNLEGKAQEAAGKMADNKEAQAKGKAKQVEAEARQAAENVKDGVKDAID
- a CDS encoding M3 family oligoendopeptidase — its product is MVQTPIQTLSEAQEWDLSDLYQGFDDPQLEDDLQELDRRAQAFRSHYRGKLADCSPSEVAIALQDLEAIHQKSGYLYAFPSLKFSADTRDSQAQQFEDKVMEALTQIENQLLFFELELQALNESQFAQLQDADALSNYCHYLQRIAEFRPHCLPEAVEQTRNQDVLTGREAFIKLRSVHLGEQDYDPVTIPEGKTVDSEAELSSLLFQGDAETRLNAYQSVRRVLKHHNSLYGYILNTVSQDRRIESQMRGYPSTLHQQLLIDEVSEPVFRAIMEGMKSRYDLFQRYYRLKGQALNRKIRICDTYAPWTTDPTPPIDYQTGVTTLLDALEQFDVNYARRAEEFFLNNWVDAKVRPGKRGGAFCAYFHGKHSYLLLSYTEDYSSLFTLAHEMGHGLHFDWIDRKQSYFNSNPPLVLAEVASTFNELLLLDRLLDQAGDDAALRQALITRQLEDQLSLLFRQSTISRLELDIHERAQQGSFDASFVNEAWMNLYGELCGDAVDLLEEHQYDWARIGHIFFKPFYCYQYTASTLVSLACYQKYLEVGPEFVPGYLELLASGSQWNQVEALRHFVDVDLEDETTIHNALLYVEGLVNQLEATL
- a CDS encoding CsbD family protein: MISFRKIAQVVWSAGLVTAIAMTLNLGFAHDAAWAAPSTHAASTDIAWGFSNNAEATAKDVEGKVQESLGNVSGDPKDQIMGKAKQAEGQVRNAAEDVKTSIKDNVGLEGRAKAVQKNVEGKLQETTGHVTDTPADQAMGKAKQAESQVRNAAEDVKSAAQDLFN
- the nusA gene encoding transcription termination factor NusA, with protein sequence MSMVSLPGLAEMIDNISQERNLPKPAVQAALREALLKGYERYRRTQRLAKAGGNEADGAQFDDDYFENFEVELDVEEEGFRVLATKAIVENVSISDREISLNEVLEVAAEAQLGDTVVLDVTPERDDFGRMAAIQTKQVLAQKLRDQQRKLIQEEFLDLEGEILQARVLRFERHSVIVAVSSGFGHQEVDAELPKREQLPNDNYRANATFKVLLKRVCDGPHRGPQLQVSRADAGLVVYLFENEVPEIEDEIVRIVAVAREANPPGRYVGPRTKIAVDTLERDVDPVGACIGARGSRIQVVVNELRGEKIDVIRWSPDPATYIANALSPARVDEVRLVDAEARQAHVLVPDNQLSLAIGKEGQNVRLAARLTGWKIDIKDTAKYLADLEQQQLAEPEPDPEVTPITDSAPSEAIDAAAESEDLPDTAPDLDSEPDMAAEASLSGSLVSEELDLEPDAEMPQEDEPQAQADPSQDEEAIASEFPEKFNTREG
- the infB gene encoding translation initiation factor IF-2, which produces MNNGKVRLYDLSRELNVDNKQVLAFCDQLDIAYKSHSSTITEADAARIRQEAENAPAVSEPARPSGSGPNTHRTKHKILKIEHRSPNAKPAVQGSDPDMTGDNRANSDSTSSNLDSPELVDKPVRPKSPSPAKPQPPNSTPVEATSPETPVSPQAPSHDDTRDDSRDDIDSAPVNPVSEAKTTEAESKAEPETKPEEVPQLIGPPPRPQPRAKKHKGRDKPTVERPTIAKDKPSSAPRTPAPTKDKDVDSPRPVSSSPQKPSRPAARDEQEPVSAGSPSRPEPKRPVPKLKRPPELVRLNAKTEEVEPEPPENEPLAVEPEDDTDDTEQLTLKRPKLPRKAKTKKRRTTEEDPVESLEAANKANKPKRRVRPIDDDDEDFEADLNTDSNDAMEVSLSIARPPKATKSKSESRPSTQQRRKPAPQQRGSGDSGGGSSSSSRNRRDRRERANKVERPELVEIRDNLTVRELADLLLVPETEIVKRLFMQGIAVNVTQTLDVPTATMVAEELDVLVETPEKEQEARKVTDMIDATDLDSLQRRPPVVTIMGHVDHGKTTLLDSIRKTKVAQGEAGGITQHTGAYHVDVEHEGVMHQIVFLDTPGHEAFTAMRARGARVTDIAILVVAADDGVQPQTIEAISHARAAGVPLVVAVNKMDKEQANPDRVKQELMEHGLVPEEWGGDTVMVPVSAITGDNLDTLLEMIILVSEVEELSANPDRPARGTVIEAHLDKARGSVATLLVQNGTLRVGDTLVAGSVFAKVRAMIDDRGNRVDAAKPSFAVEVLGMNDVPEAGDEFEVFTNEKEARSEADRRKDEFRQSRLQQTMASRRVTLSSLSARASEGELKELNLVLKTDVQGSLEAILGSLEQLPQDEVQLRVLYAAPGEIAETDIDLAAASDAVILGFNTTLASGARQAAEREGVDVRDYSVIYNLLDDIQGAMEGLLDPEMVEEELGQAQVRAIFPSGRGQVAGCYVLSGQLVRNAKVRILRNDKVVHENVLDSLRRMREDVRDVKSGYECGLGIDRFSDWQEGDIVYCYRMTSKRRTLASR